In Phocoena phocoena chromosome 8, mPhoPho1.1, whole genome shotgun sequence, the following are encoded in one genomic region:
- the LOC136127498 gene encoding B-lymphocyte antigen CD20-like encodes MTTPRNSMSGAFLAGPIAMQPVQKLIPRRVPSVVGATQSFFMRESKALGAVQIMNGLFHIALGGLLLLHAEVYAPICVTLWYPLWGGIMYIISGSLLAAAEKNSMKSLVRGRIIMNSLSLFAAISGIIFLIMDIFNLTISHFFKMENLNLTKAPTPHINIYNCEPANPADKNSLSMQYCDSIRFLFLGIFAVMLLFAFLQKLVTAGTVENEWKKICSRPKANVVLLSAEEKKEQAIEIKEEVVEQIEISSQPKNEEDIEIIPVQEDEEEEEEETEITFPEPPQDQEASPTENDSVP; translated from the exons ATGACGACGCCCAGAAATTCCATGAGTGGAGCTTTCCTGGCAGGCCCTATTGCCATGCAGCCTGTTCAGAAACTAATTCCCAGGAGGGTGCCTTCAGTGGTGGGCGCCACACAGAGCTTCTTCATGAGGGAATCTAAGGCTTTGGGG GCTGTCCAGATTATGAATGGGCTCTTCCACATTGCCCTGGGCGGCCTCCTGTTGCTTCATGCGGAGGTCTATGCACCCATCTGCGTAACTCTGTGGTACCCTCTCTGGGGAGGCATTATG TATATCATTTCTGGATCACTCCTGGCAGCAGCGGAGAAAAACTCCATGAAGAGTTTG GTCAGAGGGAGAATAATAATGAACTCATTGAGCCTCTTTGCTGCTAtttctggaataatttttttGATCATGGACATATTTAATCTGAcaatttcccatttttttaaaatggagaatctGAACCTTACTAAGGCTCCCACACCACACATTAACATATACAACTGTGAACCAGCTAACCCCGCTGACAAAAACTCTCTATCTATGCAATATTGTGACAGCATACGGTTTTTGTTCTTG gGCATTTTTGCAGTGATGTTGCTCTTTGCCTTCCTCCAGAAACTTGTGACAGCTGGCACTGTTGAGAacgaatggaaaaaaatatgctcCAGACCCAAAGCT AACGTAGTTCTCCTgtcagcagaagaaaaaaaggaacaggcaattgaaataaaagaagaagtgGTTGAGCAGATTGAAATTTCTTCCCAACCAAAGAATGAAGAGGACATTGAAATTATTCCAGTCCAAGAAgacgaagaagaagaagaagaagaaacagaaataacctTTCCAGAACCTCCCCAAGATCAGGAAGCCTCACCAACAGAAAATGATAGTGTCCCTTAA